TCTTGTCTCAAGTTTACAATATTACCCCCTTTTCATAATTTGAATAATTGTGTTCCACTTGTCTTTGATGTCCTGCACTCTTCACAAGTCATCTTCCATTTTTGTCCTCAATTCAATCCATTTGTCCACAATTAAGTTTATATCATAATCTAGTTGTTCATGTaatacacccccccccccccaaaaaaaaaaaaaattcttggcATTCTTATCTCCCCAACACTCATTGTTTATCATGTCCCTTTACTGCCAAAACTCATTTGCATAAACCATAGCTTTTCATTTGAGTGTACTTGAAAAGCTTTATTGTGACATAAGAACCCCATATTCTTAAAATACAACGCATAAACTAAAGAAAATCCTTCCAACCGAGTCCCCTTATATCCAACTCCACACCACTGGCACCTTCTACCAATGTCATCAACACTTTCTAGCTTTACATCAATAATCATACCCACACTAGATAGttaaaattgaaatgataataaaaacataaaagaagggCAAAAAAAAGAACGCATTTCATGTCTAATAAAATTATTCAATATTCAATATTACCAACACATTATCCACATGCTAAACTTCACAGGATATAAATCTTGTAATTCCATTTTATTCTAAAAATCCTCAAAACTAAAATTATGCTTCTAAAATCCAAGCATCGCCATCAATAGATTCACAAAAGCAAACTATTCCATCGTAATAGCACAAGAAAAACATGATCCTCTATAATGCATACTCATCCATATTGCAAGGATGGTTTGTATCAAGTTGGTGCGGTGATGGATATCACAAAAGGAGGCTTCAGTCCATTTGTACACAAAATACTCAAACTGAGGACATTCTAGTTACATATAGAAGGATCAGATATAGAAAAAAGAGAGTTAATGGAGCTGAGAATGAAGTTGAGAAAAGTTGAGAGCTGGAGTTGACTAAGAAAGAATTTGGAGGGAAATCAGGAGTAGTTTTATAGATAAGTTCTGTTATAGGCAAttaatgctaaaaaaaaaaaaaaaaaaaaactgttgcAAGTCTAAGTCAGAAATTAATAAagaattctctcattttctctaatTCTCTTATGTGCTTTCTTTCTATTCTTTCTTCCCATTTCCTTCCATTTCTTCCCTCCATTTCCCAAATTTCTAAGTTCTGGATTCGAGACCATGTTCCTAGGGTTTCAAATTAACAATTCCCAAACACAATTACGAAACCAATATATTCAGGTAGCCAACATCTATAAATCTCGAATCACCTAACTAGAGGCCTAATTaccaaaataaatataaatttgaggctTTTGCTAGTTTCTCAAAGGTTCAAACTCAAAACAAAAATTATCAAGGACCTATTCACTTGCGAAAATTTGGAGTAGTTTTCTGCAATGGTTTTATAAAAAAGCTGAAAAACAGAATTTCATATTCACATGCGCTAGTTTTTTGAAATTTAACTAAGATTTGAAAAACGCCTTTAAGTTGTTTTTCACTGTTTTTCTTTATAACAAAAGTCATGTTTTCTAACTAATTCCCAAGTAAAAAACAACTTTTCTATAGCCAAAATTATACTATAGCTTTTTCATAActaaaattgaatattaattatttggaaaaataattagttataatgataaaaaattaatcatattattacaaaataaatgaataacacatattgaaaatttttttaagtaaaataagtttttcaatatattttataatgattttttttaattataaaatatatgaatattttttaattttttgaactaGAAAACTGTTTTCATTTATTAACAGAAACACATTTTTCATATCTTTCCTTGttttccatgaaaaatgaaaaatggaaaaCAGAAAATTGTTTCCACAAGTAAATAGGCCCTAAGCGTTTTGATTCGGCATTCAAAAATATTGATCCTTTCATTTCATTGAAGATTTATCTGGACTTCACCGACTCGCCCATGCATCTAGCACTATTAATGGCTAAAATCACCTCATTACAGAAATAAAGCAATTTGCGTAATGGTGCGCTCAGTTTACTTTATCACTCTTGTATTCTCTCAATGCCATCTGATTTTCCTTTTATTGTAGTAGCTTGCACCTTGCCACCATCAAAAGATATTGTCTCATGTCATGTAATTGATTCATCATATCTGATCCTTTTGATTATGTCCTATCCCATGCATTGCAACCTAGAGGGTAAAGACAAATTCCTGTTTTACAACCAAGTGATCCACTCACCTCATAACCGTTGTTGGATTGCTCTCTAATTCTTGCTTTCTCATTAGTTTTTCAAAGGGCTTTAGAAAGATGAGCATTACAAAGCTTCCATCGAAAAAAATAAGGAAGTGAAATGAGAGAGAGGCAAATAGAGACCCACCAATCCGTTCTTGAAAATTCAGTGGACAGCATCATTTCAAAATAATTGAAAGTGTTAAAGGATATAACTTAATGACTTTATATTTAATGACCTTAATCACTTTCGAGTGGATGCATCAAAAATTTGCTCATATCTAATTCTGTGACAGTTGGCTTCAATAATTACTATTCTTTAACTAACAAATCCATACTAGATTTATTGCAACTCAAATATGCAATAACATGTGTCTAGCTATCCCATTGACTAgagcaaaataaaatacaattaagacAACAGGAAAACCAATGGGAAGGAAAGGAACAACAAAATTAAATGGAAAAATGTTTCTTACTTGCATTAAAATGTAGAAACAAGACTAACcatttaattcaaaaaattaGAGCTGCGTTTGCTCTTTGATCAAAGAATCTTATAAAGAGCAAAGATGAACAGGACAAAGCAAAATAAAATGTAATCAAGACAACAGGAAAAccaaaggaaaggaaaggaacaACAAAATTAAATTGAACGATATTTCCCACTTGTATTAAAACGCAGAAACAAGACTaatcatttgttaatatcacatttGTTGGGATAAGGGTAATGTGCCCTTTATAAAGCCTTGGGCActcctctcccccccccccccccccccaaccccaCCTTGAGCTAGCTTTTGGTGTGAGTTAGGCCCAACCCATTTTCTTAAGATAGTATCAAAACCTCCCCAACCAATGATAGGTCTCCCATAAGTGTTTCATGCTCCAGGTGTTTGGTCCTTGGAGTGGTGGAGGGTCTATTAATATCCCATATTAGTTTGAGATAAGGGTAATGTGACCCTTATAAAGCCTTAAGCACTCCTCTACTTTAGCTAGTTTTCGGGGGTGAGTTAGACCCAGCCCATTTTTCTTAAGATCATTCAATTGAAAAAATTATAGCTAAGTTTGCTTTTTGATCAAAGAATGTTATGAACAGCAAAGAAGAACTGGCAAAAAATTACAGGTAAAAATTGACGAAACAAGTTAACTACCTACCTGAAAATGTGAACTACTCAAGCAACGGCCAATCTGGCGGAACAAGGGTACCATGCAGCGCTGAAACTCAGCAGGCTGTGTTGCTTCTAATACTTCCTCCAGCTCACCTAAGAACATAACCTCTTTTGAACTATTTGTAATTGGCCAATATTTTAGCATCCCTCGTATAACTGTATCAGCAAGTTTGCAGTCCTTCTCCACAAATTGTGTAATGCAATATGATAATTGTTGGTGGTACATGGGCAAGCATTTTGGTTTGTGTAATGGAATGAGTACTCGAACAAGGAAAAGCTTGTGCTCTTCTTTCAGAGGTAGGGCAAACCCATTGATTATACTTCCCAGAATCTCCAGTAGCTCTGCAATCCCATTATGCTTCTCAGTTTCAAAAATAAACCGATAAAAGATGTTGTTAATTGCTTTCCTGATGAATGGCCGGTGCACCATGAATTTCCCATAGATACGGTGCAGAACTGTTTTCAAATACTCCCTCTCTCTAGGGTCCTCTGAATCAAAAAGATCTAACAACCTGAGAACAAAAGAGTGATCAATGTACCTCTTAGCCAATTTTGCATCTGTCTCAGGTGATGCTATAAACCTCAGAagaaattcatacacaacttgcaAATGAGGCCATGCAGGGTCCATTGAGGGCTCATCCTCTTCCAAATCATAGGCTTCCAAAATTTTGTTCTCACGTGGCGGAGAAGAGAGTATTCTAAACAAATTTGAGGACACCATCTTAATCATTTCTTGCATCATAGTTTCTGGGAACTTCCCATTTGCAGAAGAAACATAGTCCACAAGCTCTACCAATGTTTGTCGCTTGATATCCTTTTCTTTGAAGTTCTTAGTAGGATCAGTGAAGTCAAACACAATGCAACATAAGTTCAGCTTTCGGATAAACAAGTTCTGCTTCTCAGAATTTGGAACATCTCTGAAACTTGGCAAGGGCTCATAAGGAGCAGGCTGATTCCCATTCAGCTTTGCATTAACAGCTTGAGAAAGTTTATTGCCATAATTTGTTCCTAAATTTGAAGTTGGATTAAACCCTGCTACTGACGTAGCACCTGCGCTTGCATACCGGTTACCGGATAAATCACCGTTCCTTGGGCTGGTAGAAGCATTTGATGAGGAAGTAGAGGTTCCCCCTCCCTCACGATTTTCAGATGATTTAGATGGCTTCCTAGGGAGCCTATTGAGTATCTGTTTGATCATTACTTAAATGGAGTATGATATCTCCTGTTCAGACACTCAACCCACACTCCTTGCAAAGCAAAAGCAGCAACTGCAATAGAGAAGAGAAACAATCTGACGAGACAAAATGAAGAGAAAACACCAAAACAATTTCAAGCCAGAACTAGCATTCGACCACTGAGATAATTGATTGTCAATGCCACAAAACAACAATCATTTATAAAAATAGAAAACAGGAATATAAAATGCCATTCCAAGCTACAAACAACAGGACATTTAATTTCAAATCTACTGCACAAACAAAACAAAACCTTCAATAAACCTTTTTCACACACAAAACATTTGTACCATGCTTTACACTTCTACACCcaaaaaaggggaaaaaatgAAATCCTTAGGCTTGAATCATAAAACCCAGATGCATTAAACATTGAAAAATCAGGAACTACCCAATAATTCTTCAGATTTAAATAATGTGAACAAGCTCCTGTTAATCTAACTCCCACGGTCGATTTTGCAGAAAAGAGAAAGGCATAACGGATATTCACCTCTCTCTCCCGTTCAGCTTATTCAAAGACGATATACAATTCAGCTGGATCAAAAGGTAACAAGATCTGGGTATCGATCTGGACAACCAAAATAAGCAAAAGTAACCTACAAATatatttaggaaaaaaaaaaaagaaaaacaaaaagcaAAGAACAAATTACACATTAAACTAACATTAACAAATAAAAGCAGATACAGATTCAACCAAAAACGCAAAAAAAAAGGGGCGAGAGGAAATTTAATTCCAAGAATTAAAAGAACGTAAAAAGAAACCGAAACAAAGAAACGATGACTGTCATCCGTACCTACACTTACAGAAAAGTTCAATTGCCCAATTCAGTGTGTTGGGCTCCAAAAAAACGAAGAGATCAAGATAAAAGATTCATAAAAGAACAGTCACCGGTGGTCTTTTTTCCTCTACTGCTATGTTTTGGTGGCTTAATTCACTGTTCGTGGTTTGCTTCC
The Hevea brasiliensis isolate MT/VB/25A 57/8 chromosome 18, ASM3005281v1, whole genome shotgun sequence genome window above contains:
- the LOC110662888 gene encoding serine/threonine protein phosphatase 2A 57 kDa regulatory subunit B' theta isoform, whose product is MIKQILNRLPRKPSKSSENREGGGTSTSSSNASTSPRNGDLSGNRYASAGATSVAGFNPTSNLGTNYGNKLSQAVNAKLNGNQPAPYEPLPSFRDVPNSEKQNLFIRKLNLCCIVFDFTDPTKNFKEKDIKRQTLVELVDYVSSANGKFPETMMQEMIKMVSSNLFRILSSPPRENKILEAYDLEEDEPSMDPAWPHLQVVYEFLLRFIASPETDAKLAKRYIDHSFVLRLLDLFDSEDPREREYLKTVLHRIYGKFMVHRPFIRKAINNIFYRFIFETEKHNGIAELLEILGSIINGFALPLKEEHKLFLVRVLIPLHKPKCLPMYHQQLSYCITQFVEKDCKLADTVIRGMLKYWPITNSSKEVMFLGELEEVLEATQPAEFQRCMVPLFRQIGRCLSSSHFQVAERALFLWNNDHIENLIQQNRKVILPIIFPALERNARQHWNQAVQSLTLNVRKIFSDIDLELFEECLLKFQEDETREKEMKVKRETTWKRLEEMAAVKATSNEPVLVSPKMMTRALSG